From the Cryptomeria japonica chromosome 2, Sugi_1.0, whole genome shotgun sequence genome, one window contains:
- the LOC131051965 gene encoding patatin-like protein 2 gives MSNQELLPIDVSGDVGARILSVDGGGVRGLIPVQLLKFLEHQLQKLDGEDARLADYFNIMAGTSTGGLITTMLATIDPNDHKHNRPFSTQKIEDFYLKNASLIFPQPSKWNIFHGIFGPKYNGKHLVDILEQEKFHERRLCDTATNLVIPTFDIKTQFPTIFASHEAKVDPLKNPHLMDVCLSTTAAPTYFPSHQFTTNSSDGKTQVFNLVDGGVAANNPVMPAYLDSNELSHSSSSSGYKNSNKKEHLDHFIVLSLGTGLEEGIEWGAKKAATWGSLKWITHDGRTPLIESIMNASSDMVNIHTALMLHHVKENYLRLQEWQLKGSEAKMDLSTDENLRNLVKKGQELLDKPVRSLNLETGRPETVKNDYTNRMALTKMAERLSKEKKLRDKRSVSSALSMNGHSVGINI, from the exons ATGTCGAATCAGGAGCTTCTTCCAATCGATGTCTCGGGGGACGTGGGTGCTAGAATCCTGAGTGTCGATGGAGGAGGAGTACGGGGTCTTATTCCTGTGCAATTGCTCAAATTCTTAGAGCACCAGTTGCAG AAATTGGATGGGGAAGATGCCAGACTAGCAGATTATTTCAATATAATGGCAGGTACCAGCACTGGAGGTCTCATCACCACAATGTTAGCCACTATAGACCCGAATGACCACAAACACAATCGTCCTTTTAGTACCCAGAAAATTGAAGATTTCTACTTGAAGAATGCGAGTTTGATATTTCCTCAACCAAG CAAATGGAATATTTTTCACGGCATTTTTGGTCCCAAATACAATGGCAAACATCTGGTCGATATCTTAGAACAAGAGAAATTTCACGAAAGACGGCTGTGTGATACGGCTACTAACCTGGTGATACCCACCTTCGATATCAAGACGCAGTTTCCTACAATTTTCGCCAGTCATGag GCGAAAGTAGATCCGCTGAAGAATCCACATCTAATGGACGTATGCCTCTCCACAACTGCAGCTCCTACCTATTTTCCATCTCACCAGTTTACAACAAATTCCAGTGACGGAAAGACCCAAGTTTTTAACTTAGTAGATGGAGGAGTAGCGGCTAATAATCCTGTAATGCCTGCTT accttgatagcaatgaacttaGTCACTCGAGCAGTTCATCAGGATACAAGAATAGTAACAAAAag GAGCACCTTGACCACTTTATTGTACTTTCTCTTGGAACGGGATTAGAAGAGGGTATTGAATGGGGCGCAAAAAAGGCTGCCACATGGGGAAGCTTGAAGTGGATTACTCACGATGGAAGAACCCCTCTCATAGAATCTATCATGAATGCAAGTTCAGACATGGTCAACATTCATACAGCTTTGATGCTCCATCATGTCAAAGAAAACTATCTTAGACTCCAG GAATGGCAACTAAAAGGAAGCGAAGCAAAGATGGACCTCAGTACGGATGAGAACCTGAGGAATCTTGTGAAGAAAGGCCAGGAACTATTGGATAAGCCTGTTAGAAGTTTAAATTTGGAGACTGGGCGTCCTGAGACAGTGAAGAACGACTACACAAATAGGATGGCATTGACTAA AATGGCTGAACGACTCTCCAAGGAGAAGAAGTTGAGGGATAAACGGAGCGTATCTTCTGCACTTTCTATGAATGGCCATAGTGTTGGAATAAACATCTGa